From a single Nicotiana tabacum cultivar K326 chromosome 8, ASM71507v2, whole genome shotgun sequence genomic region:
- the LOC107805596 gene encoding uncharacterized protein LOC107805596 → MLCYSDMKSPQYDSLYKKYFHNENLYKLIEVTPFIPIEEDAEPISVHEPLSQDQSSMPSSTQCDEALLKEIVKRLSEKFKKDMQAEVTRINKKIAVSEKRFEMTSRI, encoded by the exons ATGTTATGTTATTCAGATATGAAATCTCCACAATATGATTCTCTGTATAAAAAATACTTCCATAATGAAAAT TTGTATAAGTTGATCGAGGTGACACCATTTATTCCTATTGAAGAAGATGCAGAGCCTATTAGTGTGCATGAGCCATTGTCTCAAGATCAAAGTTCAATGCCTTCCTCCACACAATGTGATGAAGCCTTGCTTAAGGAAATTGTTAAA AGATTATCAGAGAAGTTTAAAAAGGATATGCAAGCAGAAGTTACtcgaataaataaaaaaatagctGTATCAGAAAAAAGATTCGAAATGACATCAAG GATTTAA